From a single Rodentibacter sp. JRC1 genomic region:
- the mlaC gene encoding phospholipid-binding protein MlaC, producing MKITRFKKWLAIFAFGVTALFVTHTAMAQTSPYVLMQQASNKLFADIKNNQAKIKQNPNYLRTIVRNDLLPYIQVNYAGSLVLGSHFKSTTPEQREKFFKAFGDFIEQAYAQVLTAYSNQNIQIEPAKDVGDKNLVSIRVNIIQTGGAAPIKLDFKWRKNSKTGEWQAYDMVAEGVSMVVTKQNEWSGILRKQGIEALTAQIQKSAAQPVTLK from the coding sequence ATGAAAATCACTCGGTTTAAAAAATGGCTTGCTATTTTTGCCTTTGGTGTGACCGCACTTTTTGTTACACATACAGCTATGGCGCAAACCAGCCCTTATGTCTTAATGCAGCAAGCATCAAATAAATTGTTTGCCGACATTAAAAATAATCAGGCTAAAATTAAACAGAACCCAAATTATTTGCGTACTATTGTTCGTAATGATTTATTACCTTATATACAAGTGAATTATGCAGGATCTTTAGTGCTGGGTTCACATTTCAAATCAACGACACCGGAACAACGTGAAAAATTTTTCAAAGCCTTTGGTGATTTTATTGAACAGGCTTATGCACAAGTTTTAACCGCATATAGTAACCAGAATATTCAAATTGAGCCGGCAAAAGATGTGGGCGATAAGAATTTGGTGAGTATTCGTGTGAATATTATTCAAACCGGTGGTGCAGCGCCGATTAAATTAGATTTCAAATGGCGTAAAAATAGCAAAACCGGTGAATGGCAAGCTTATGATATGGTGGCTGAAGGCGTGAGTATGGTAGTAACCAAACAAAACGAATGGAGCGGTATTTTACGCAAGCAAGGTATCGAGGCATTAACGGCACAAATTCAAAAATCGGCAGCGCAGCCTGTCACCTTAAAATAA
- the mlaD gene encoding outer membrane lipid asymmetry maintenance protein MlaD, giving the protein MRQTIKYEFWVGLFLLLGIGALVFLGLRVANVQGFGENKSYTVTATFDNIGGLKVRAPLKVGGVVIGRVSGISLDEKTYLPKVSIAINEEYNEIPENSSLSIKTSGLLGEQYIALSMGFDDGETAMLKEGSQIQDTKSAMVLEDLIGQFLYGDKKSEGNAESADPTVK; this is encoded by the coding sequence ATGCGACAAACGATAAAATATGAATTTTGGGTAGGCTTATTTTTATTACTTGGCATTGGTGCGTTGGTTTTTTTAGGCTTACGTGTGGCAAATGTACAAGGTTTTGGTGAAAATAAATCTTATACTGTTACTGCAACTTTTGATAATATCGGCGGACTAAAAGTCCGTGCTCCACTTAAGGTGGGCGGAGTGGTGATTGGTCGGGTAAGCGGTATTTCGTTAGATGAGAAAACCTATTTACCGAAAGTAAGTATCGCCATTAACGAAGAATATAACGAAATTCCGGAAAATAGTTCTTTATCGATCAAAACTTCGGGATTATTAGGCGAGCAATATATCGCATTAAGTATGGGATTTGATGATGGTGAAACTGCAATGTTAAAAGAAGGGAGCCAAATTCAAGACACGAAATCAGCTATGGTGTTGGAAGACCTGATTGGTCAGTTCCTCTATGGTGATAAAAAATCTGAAGGAAATGCAGAAAGTGCAGATCCGACAGTAAAATAA
- a CDS encoding lipid asymmetry maintenance protein MlaB — MLNWDLIRNNDKMVLRFCGELSRNTLLPLWQQRASFLSEAKLNQPIIEWDLSGIKRIDSAGFVLLCDFLHSSQRLPNKKVCLVNPPQQLLTLADLVNLSDWLAAFIDHH, encoded by the coding sequence ATGTTAAATTGGGATTTAATACGAAATAATGATAAGATGGTGCTCCGATTTTGTGGGGAGCTATCTCGTAACACGTTGTTGCCCTTATGGCAACAACGTGCTTCTTTTTTGTCTGAGGCTAAGTTAAATCAACCGATTATCGAATGGGATTTAAGCGGCATCAAAAGAATTGATTCTGCAGGCTTTGTCCTACTTTGTGATTTTTTGCACAGTAGTCAACGACTACCTAATAAAAAAGTGTGCTTAGTTAACCCTCCTCAACAATTATTAACGCTTGCGGATTTAGTCAATTTATCTGACTGGCTCGCGGCCTTTATTGATCATCATTAA
- a CDS encoding BolA family protein: MELQEIERILKESLNVDEVYVQGENAHFGVIVVSDKIAALSKLKQQQTVYAPLMPYFSTGEIHALTIKTYTTEKWKRDRLLHQVS; the protein is encoded by the coding sequence ATGGAACTGCAAGAAATCGAACGAATTTTAAAAGAATCTCTAAATGTTGATGAAGTCTATGTACAGGGTGAGAATGCTCATTTCGGTGTGATAGTCGTGAGCGATAAAATTGCCGCCTTGTCAAAATTAAAACAGCAACAAACAGTTTATGCTCCTCTTATGCCTTATTTCAGCACAGGTGAGATTCACGCATTAACTATCAAAACCTACACCACCGAAAAGTGGAAAAGGGATCGTCTTTTACATCAAGTCAGTTAA
- the mlaE gene encoding lipid asymmetry maintenance ABC transporter permease subunit MlaE, translating into MILDMISSLGSNVIRFFRALGRAGFMLFGALVGKPQVRKHFPLLIKQLYVLGVQSLLIVMLSGLFIGMVLGLQGYVVLVDFSAETSLGQLVALSLLRELGPVVTALLFAGRAGSALTAEIGLMKATEQLSSLEMMAVDPLRRVIAPRFWAGIIAMPILSIIFIAIGIWGGSLVGVDWKGVDAGSFWSVMQNAVSWSYDILNGFIKSVFFAIAVVWIALFNGYDCVPTSEGISQATTRTVVHASLVVLGLDFILTAIMFGAG; encoded by the coding sequence TTGGGAGTAATGTAATCCGTTTTTTCCGTGCCTTAGGACGTGCGGGATTTATGTTGTTCGGCGCATTAGTGGGAAAACCGCAAGTTCGCAAACATTTCCCCTTGTTGATTAAGCAACTGTATGTTTTAGGCGTACAATCCTTACTCATTGTGATGCTTTCAGGCTTATTTATCGGTATGGTGTTAGGCTTACAAGGCTATGTGGTATTAGTGGATTTTTCTGCCGAAACCAGCCTTGGACAACTCGTAGCCCTTTCGCTTTTGCGGGAATTAGGGCCGGTTGTGACCGCACTTTTATTCGCCGGTCGTGCGGGATCTGCGCTTACAGCTGAAATCGGCTTAATGAAAGCGACGGAACAGCTTTCTAGCCTAGAGATGATGGCGGTTGATCCGCTTCGCCGAGTGATTGCGCCCCGCTTTTGGGCGGGGATCATTGCGATGCCGATACTTTCCATTATCTTTATTGCTATTGGTATTTGGGGCGGTTCTCTTGTGGGCGTAGATTGGAAAGGTGTGGATGCCGGTAGCTTTTGGTCGGTTATGCAAAATGCGGTAAGCTGGAGCTACGACATTCTTAACGGATTTATTAAAAGCGTATTCTTCGCTATTGCGGTAGTATGGATTGCGTTATTCAACGGCTATGATTGTGTTCCGACATCAGAAGGTATCAGTCAAGCCACAACCAGAACCGTGGTCCACGCATCCTTGGTGGTACTTGGGCTAGATTTTATTTTAACGGCTATTATGTTTGGGGCGGGGTAA
- the murA gene encoding UDP-N-acetylglucosamine 1-carboxyvinyltransferase — translation MEKFRVYGGQSRLSGTVTISGAKNAALPILFAAILATEPVKLTNVPELKDIETTLKILRKLGVVVERDETGAVLLNASKIDHFIAPYDLVKTMRASIWALAPLVARFHQGQVSLPGGCSIGARPVDLHISGLEKMGADITLEEGYVKAQVVDRLQGTRIVMEKVSVGATLSIMMAATLAKGTTVIENAAREPEIVDTADFLNKMGAKISGAGSDHITIEGVERLTGCEHSIVPDRIETGTFLIAGAISGGRVVCKNTKADTLDAVIDKLREAGAQVDVTENTITLDMFGNRPKAVNIRTAPHPGFPTDMQAQFTLLNMVAKGTSIITETIFENRFMHIPELIRMGGKAEIEGNTAVCHGVEQLSGAEVMATDLRASISLVLAGCIATGETIVDRIYHIDRGYEHIEEKLRCLGARIERFSTQNTEE, via the coding sequence ATGGAAAAATTTCGTGTCTATGGCGGTCAGTCGCGTTTAAGCGGTACTGTAACGATTTCAGGTGCTAAAAATGCGGCACTCCCTATTCTTTTTGCTGCAATCTTGGCTACAGAGCCGGTGAAACTGACAAATGTACCGGAACTTAAAGATATCGAAACTACCCTTAAAATTTTACGTAAATTAGGTGTAGTGGTAGAACGTGACGAAACAGGGGCGGTATTATTAAATGCCTCAAAAATTGATCATTTTATTGCACCTTATGATTTAGTCAAAACAATGCGCGCTTCAATTTGGGCACTAGCGCCGTTAGTCGCACGTTTCCACCAAGGTCAAGTATCTTTACCGGGAGGCTGTTCCATTGGCGCACGCCCGGTAGATTTACATATTAGCGGCCTTGAAAAAATGGGAGCGGATATTACCCTTGAAGAAGGGTATGTAAAAGCGCAAGTGGTAGATCGTTTACAGGGAACACGCATTGTGATGGAAAAAGTGAGCGTAGGTGCAACCTTATCCATTATGATGGCGGCAACCCTTGCAAAGGGGACAACCGTTATTGAAAATGCTGCACGTGAGCCGGAAATTGTCGATACTGCCGATTTTCTCAACAAAATGGGAGCGAAAATCAGTGGTGCAGGTTCGGATCATATCACGATTGAAGGTGTAGAACGTTTAACCGGATGCGAGCATAGCATTGTTCCCGATCGTATTGAAACCGGCACATTCTTAATCGCCGGTGCTATTTCAGGCGGGCGGGTGGTTTGTAAAAACACCAAAGCAGACACGCTGGATGCCGTAATTGATAAATTACGTGAAGCCGGAGCGCAAGTGGATGTAACGGAAAATACCATCACTTTGGATATGTTCGGAAATCGTCCGAAAGCCGTAAATATTCGTACCGCACCGCATCCGGGCTTTCCAACGGATATGCAAGCGCAATTCACTTTATTAAATATGGTGGCGAAAGGAACAAGTATCATCACAGAAACCATTTTTGAAAATCGGTTTATGCATATTCCTGAACTTATTCGTATGGGCGGTAAAGCGGAAATCGAAGGCAACACCGCAGTTTGTCACGGTGTTGAGCAGCTTTCCGGCGCGGAAGTGATGGCAACGGATTTACGTGCTTCTATCAGTTTAGTGCTTGCAGGATGCATTGCGACGGGCGAAACTATCGTTGATCGTATTTATCATATTGATCGCGGCTATGAACATATTGAAGAAAAGCTTCGTTGTTTAGGCGCAAGAATCGAGCGTTTTTCAACGCAAAATACAGAAGAATAA